From a single Chlamydia muridarum str. Nigg genomic region:
- the acpP gene encoding acyl carrier protein, translating to MSLEDDVKAIIVDQLGVSPEDVKESSSFIEDLNADSLDLTELIMTLEEKFAFEISENDAEQLRTVGDVIKYIQERQN from the coding sequence ATGAGTTTAGAAGATGATGTAAAGGCAATTATAGTTGATCAGCTCGGAGTAAGTCCTGAGGACGTCAAAGAAAGTTCCTCTTTCATAGAGGATCTTAATGCCGACAGTTTGGACTTAACAGAGTTGATTATGACTTTAGAAGAGAAATTTGCTTTTGAAATTTCTGAAAATGATGCCGAGCAACTCCGTACGGTTGGTGACGTAATTAAGTACATCCAAGAGCGTCAAAACTAA
- the recR gene encoding recombination mediator RecR, with protein MLKYPDYISKLISFLKKLPGIGFKSAEKIAFELLEWDPSQVEAMGLAMQEFSASHATCPDCFCLKTSKTSSCDFCSESRDSSFLCIVATPKDVFSFEKSKIFKGRYFVLGNLLSPITGKHLSLEKLNILKQRIEDFAPKEMIIALDATLEGDATALFLKQEFSHLPIKISRLALGMPVGLSFDFIDSNTLARAFSGRNCF; from the coding sequence ATGTTAAAATATCCCGACTACATTTCTAAACTCATCTCATTTTTAAAAAAACTACCTGGCATTGGGTTTAAATCGGCAGAAAAAATTGCATTTGAATTATTAGAATGGGATCCTTCTCAAGTCGAAGCAATGGGACTGGCAATGCAAGAATTTTCTGCTTCGCATGCCACATGCCCAGACTGCTTTTGCTTAAAGACTAGCAAAACTTCCTCTTGTGATTTTTGTAGCGAATCTAGAGATTCTTCGTTTTTATGCATCGTTGCAACACCTAAAGACGTCTTTTCTTTTGAAAAATCAAAAATTTTTAAAGGACGTTACTTCGTTTTAGGAAATCTCCTTTCCCCTATTACAGGAAAACATCTATCTTTAGAAAAACTAAACATCCTCAAGCAACGAATAGAAGATTTTGCTCCAAAAGAAATGATTATCGCCCTTGATGCAACATTGGAAGGAGATGCTACAGCCTTGTTTTTAAAACAAGAGTTCTCCCATCTTCCCATAAAAATTTCTAGATTGGCTCTCGGCATGCCTGTTGGGTTATCTTTTGATTTTATAGATTCCAACACTCTTGCAAGAGCTTTTTCTGGAAGAAATTGTTTTTAA
- the fabD gene encoding ACP S-malonyltransferase — MERIGLLFPGQGSQFVGMGKDLYQQYPEVTQLFAQADEFLGFSLSSIMFEGPEETLLKTTNSQLAIYLHSLAVLEILSARCSFNPVLVSGLSLGEYTALTASKRISLEDGLRVVQKRAELMNAACEQSLGAMAAVLGLTADIVLPALESLGSGIWVANYNAPKQIVIAGVRDKVEEAAVVLRELGAKKVVMLKVSGAFHTPLMQSAQDELAPYLYQLAIRDSSIAFASNVVGELVQESEMIRSLMVKQMTSPTLWYQTCFQIDSKVDLFLELGSGNVLTGLCRSIGLASPCKHLGSVEDIENFCRSFE, encoded by the coding sequence ATGGAGCGTATAGGGTTGCTATTCCCTGGTCAGGGTAGTCAATTCGTTGGAATGGGCAAGGATCTTTATCAACAGTATCCAGAAGTGACACAGTTGTTCGCTCAAGCAGATGAGTTTCTTGGATTCTCTTTGTCTTCCATTATGTTCGAAGGTCCAGAAGAAACTTTATTGAAAACAACAAATAGTCAGTTAGCTATTTATCTTCATAGTTTGGCTGTATTAGAGATTTTATCAGCACGCTGTTCTTTTAACCCTGTTTTGGTTTCTGGTCTAAGTTTAGGAGAGTATACTGCTTTAACGGCATCTAAACGTATAAGTTTGGAAGATGGACTTCGTGTTGTACAAAAGCGAGCTGAACTTATGAATGCAGCTTGTGAACAGTCCCTAGGAGCGATGGCTGCAGTTTTAGGCTTAACTGCAGATATTGTGCTGCCAGCTTTAGAGTCTTTAGGTAGTGGGATTTGGGTGGCTAATTACAATGCTCCCAAGCAGATTGTCATCGCAGGGGTTCGGGATAAAGTAGAAGAAGCTGCTGTAGTTCTCCGAGAGTTAGGAGCCAAAAAAGTAGTCATGTTAAAAGTATCTGGAGCGTTTCATACTCCACTTATGCAATCTGCTCAAGACGAATTGGCTCCCTATTTATATCAGTTAGCTATCAGAGATTCGAGCATAGCATTCGCGTCTAATGTAGTAGGGGAGTTGGTACAAGAGAGCGAAATGATTCGTTCTTTAATGGTTAAACAAATGACTTCTCCAACGTTATGGTATCAAACTTGTTTTCAAATTGATTCCAAAGTAGATTTATTTCTTGAACTTGGATCTGGAAATGTTTTGACGGGGCTTTGTCGGTCTATAGGACTTGCCTCTCCTTGTAAACATTTAGGATCTGTAGAAGATATAGAGAATTTTTGTCGGAGTTTTGAATGA
- a CDS encoding membrane protein has translation MTYPVSDTSGRAVSSCPTSPSSPKKKGLVSPSAAGIQGGQGVTVWGPADPFFTVPVYPQQLASMQNNLFILQTEVSSLKKKLVQSNQPQGSSLGRGPQFLAACLVATTILAVAVIVLASLGLAGILPFVIVCLAGATNAVWAIVSASIVALICCTSIASIFLTKYDRTTSEKNLYIN, from the coding sequence ATGACCTACCCCGTATCCGATACATCAGGAAGAGCCGTATCTTCTTGCCCCACTTCCCCATCTTCTCCAAAGAAAAAAGGATTGGTCTCCCCTTCCGCTGCAGGCATTCAAGGGGGGCAAGGAGTCACTGTTTGGGGACCCGCAGACCCATTCTTTACGGTTCCGGTCTATCCGCAGCAGCTTGCTTCTATGCAAAATAATTTATTTATATTGCAAACAGAGGTCTCTTCTTTAAAGAAAAAATTAGTTCAATCTAATCAGCCACAGGGATCTTCTTTAGGACGAGGACCTCAATTCCTAGCAGCATGTTTAGTTGCGACAACAATCCTTGCTGTAGCTGTGATTGTCTTAGCCTCACTAGGTCTTGCCGGAATTCTTCCCTTTGTTATTGTTTGTCTGGCTGGAGCAACTAATGCCGTTTGGGCAATTGTTAGCGCTTCCATTGTTGCATTGATTTGTTGTACTTCTATCGCCAGCATCTTTCTAACAAAATATGACCGAACAACTTCAGAGAAAAATTTATATATAAACTAG
- a CDS encoding ketoacyl-ACP synthase III — MRASIWGTGSYLPKKVLTNADLEKMVETSDEWISTRTGIKERRIASAEEFSSFMGAKAAEKAIEAAKISKSQIDCIVFATAAPDYIFPSSAALAQAYLGIKEVPAFDCLVACTGFLYGLSIAKAYVEAGMYQCVLVIAADKLSSFVNYEDRNTCVLFGDGGSACVVGPSRPGSLKISKVNLGADGKQGDLLRLPAGGSRCPASQDTIQNQQHFITMEGKEVFKHAVRRMEFAAKTCITEAGLQEEDIDWLVPHQANERIIDAIAKRFAVEDSRVFKTLAKYGNTAASSVGIALDELLRTHDIHSKERLLLVAFGGGLSWGAVILQQM; from the coding sequence GTGAGAGCGTCGATCTGGGGAACCGGTTCGTATTTGCCTAAAAAAGTTTTGACAAACGCAGATTTGGAGAAAATGGTTGAGACTTCTGATGAATGGATCTCGACTAGGACAGGGATTAAAGAACGTAGGATAGCTTCGGCTGAAGAGTTTTCATCCTTTATGGGAGCAAAAGCTGCGGAAAAGGCTATAGAGGCGGCTAAAATCTCCAAAAGCCAGATAGATTGCATTGTGTTTGCTACTGCAGCTCCAGATTATATTTTCCCATCTAGTGCCGCTTTAGCCCAGGCCTATTTAGGGATTAAAGAGGTGCCTGCTTTTGATTGTTTAGTTGCATGTACGGGCTTTCTGTATGGGTTGTCTATAGCTAAGGCGTATGTTGAAGCTGGGATGTATCAGTGTGTCCTTGTGATTGCAGCAGACAAATTATCTTCCTTTGTCAATTACGAAGATCGTAATACTTGTGTATTGTTTGGAGATGGGGGTTCGGCTTGTGTTGTCGGTCCTTCAAGACCAGGATCTTTAAAAATATCCAAAGTGAACTTGGGAGCGGATGGAAAACAAGGAGACCTTTTACGGCTACCAGCAGGAGGAAGTCGTTGTCCAGCCTCTCAGGATACCATACAAAATCAGCAACATTTCATTACCATGGAAGGTAAGGAGGTGTTTAAGCATGCAGTGCGTCGAATGGAGTTTGCTGCTAAAACATGCATTACGGAAGCTGGTTTGCAAGAGGAAGATATAGACTGGTTGGTTCCTCATCAGGCGAATGAACGTATTATTGATGCAATTGCAAAACGGTTTGCGGTTGAGGATTCACGAGTGTTTAAAACTCTCGCTAAATATGGGAATACTGCAGCTTCTTCTGTAGGAATTGCATTAGACGAGCTATTGCGTACGCACGATATTCATTCGAAAGAGCGACTATTGTTAGTTGCCTTTGGAGGGGGATTGTCTTGGGGAGCTGTGATTTTACAGCAAATGTAA
- a CDS encoding OmpH family outer membrane protein, with the protein MKKFLLLSLMSLASSTVFAASSTNTIGIVNLRRCLEESELGKKESAEFEKMKNQFSNSIGKMEEELSSIYSKLQDDDYMEGLSESAAAELRKKFEELSSEYNTAQGQYYQILNQNNLKRMQKIMEAVKKASEVVRIQEGLSALLNEDIVLAIDTSSDKTDAVIKILDDSFQNN; encoded by the coding sequence ATGAAAAAGTTCTTATTGCTTAGCTTAATGTCCTTGGCTTCTTCAACCGTGTTTGCAGCAAGTTCTACAAATACAATTGGAATTGTTAACCTACGTCGCTGCCTAGAAGAATCTGAACTAGGCAAAAAAGAATCTGCAGAATTTGAAAAAATGAAAAATCAGTTCTCTAACAGCATAGGGAAAATGGAAGAGGAACTGTCTTCTATTTATTCTAAACTGCAGGACGACGATTACATGGAAGGGCTATCCGAATCTGCGGCAGCTGAATTAAGAAAAAAATTCGAGGAGCTATCTTCAGAATACAACACAGCTCAGGGGCAGTATTACCAAATACTAAATCAGAACAACCTCAAACGCATGCAAAAAATTATGGAAGCTGTGAAAAAAGCCTCTGAGGTTGTTCGAATCCAAGAAGGCCTTTCAGCGCTTCTTAATGAAGATATTGTCTTAGCTATTGATACCTCTTCAGACAAAACGGATGCTGTTATTAAAATTCTTGATGATTCTTTTCAAAATAATTAA
- the bamA gene encoding outer membrane protein assembly factor BamA, with translation MLGIRKKTILQLAILLLLPFSQNAFGTSPEGRMVVQSITIETRGENAQNKRAIPKIKTKQGTLFSQTDFDEDLRTLSKDFDRIDPIVEFRNGQAVISLILTAKPVIRHINISGNEAIPTHKILKTLELYKNDLFDREVFFKNFDALRTLYLKRGYYDSQLSYSHDHNEQEGYIDISIQIKEGPYGRIKKLTISGITRTEASDLGDIVLTKQYSTTTSWFTGAGVYHPDMVDQDLFAITNYFQNKGYADAKVTKEVSTDAKGNLSLVINVDKGPLYTLGHVHIEGFTALSKRLLDKQLLVGPNSLYCPEKVWAGAQKIRNAYARYGYVNTNVDVSFAVHPTLPVYDVTYRVSEGAPYKIGLIKIKGNTHTKHDVILHETSLFPGDTFDRLKLEDTETRLRNTGYFKSVSVYTVRSQLDPLDSNNLYRDVFIEVKETETGNLGLFLGFSSIDHLFGGAEISESNFDLFGARHLFKKGFKSLRGGGEYLFLKANLGDKVTDYTVKWTKPHFLNTPWILGVELDKSINKALSKDYSVDTYGGNISTTYILNDKLKYGMYYRGSQTSLSLRKKTENPNKPGPDLDSNKGFVSAAGLNVLYDSIDNPRKPTMGIRSSLNFELSGLGGTYQFTKLTASGSIYRLLTKKGVLKIRGEAKFIKPFGTTTAQGIPVSERFFLGGESTVRGYKPFIIGPKFSPTEPQGGLSSLLLTEEFQYPLISQPSINAFVFLDSGFIGTEEYTIRLKNLCSSAGFGLRFDMMNNVPIMLGWGWPFRPTEILNNEKIDVSQRFFFALGGVF, from the coding sequence ATGCTTGGAATACGAAAAAAAACGATTCTGCAACTCGCTATTTTACTGTTGCTCCCCTTTTCACAAAACGCCTTTGGAACATCTCCTGAAGGACGTATGGTGGTACAATCCATCACTATTGAGACTCGAGGAGAAAATGCTCAAAATAAGCGGGCTATTCCCAAAATAAAGACAAAGCAAGGGACGCTGTTCTCTCAAACTGATTTTGACGAAGATCTAAGAACTCTCTCGAAAGATTTCGACCGCATTGATCCTATTGTAGAGTTTCGCAATGGGCAAGCTGTTATTTCCCTTATTCTGACAGCAAAACCCGTTATCCGACACATTAACATCTCAGGGAATGAAGCAATTCCTACTCATAAAATTTTAAAAACCCTAGAGCTTTATAAAAACGATCTTTTTGATCGAGAGGTTTTTTTCAAAAATTTTGATGCTTTAAGAACCCTTTACTTAAAACGCGGATACTACGATTCTCAATTGTCCTATTCTCACGATCATAATGAGCAAGAAGGTTATATTGATATCTCAATCCAAATTAAAGAAGGGCCCTACGGACGGATAAAAAAATTAACAATTTCAGGTATTACTCGTACAGAAGCCTCTGATTTGGGAGACATAGTTTTAACCAAACAGTACTCTACAACAACAAGTTGGTTCACTGGAGCAGGGGTATACCATCCAGACATGGTGGACCAGGATCTCTTTGCCATAACAAACTATTTTCAAAATAAAGGTTATGCAGACGCAAAAGTCACAAAAGAAGTCTCCACAGATGCTAAAGGAAACCTCTCTCTTGTTATCAACGTAGATAAAGGGCCCCTGTATACTTTAGGTCACGTACATATAGAAGGTTTCACAGCTTTATCCAAGCGGTTACTTGATAAACAACTGTTAGTGGGCCCCAATTCCTTATATTGCCCAGAAAAAGTTTGGGCTGGAGCTCAAAAAATCCGTAATGCCTACGCTAGATACGGATATGTAAATACCAATGTAGACGTATCTTTTGCTGTTCATCCAACGCTCCCAGTTTATGATGTTACTTACAGGGTTAGCGAAGGAGCTCCTTACAAAATCGGACTAATCAAAATCAAAGGGAACACACACACCAAACATGACGTAATTTTACATGAGACAAGTCTGTTCCCTGGAGATACTTTTGATAGATTAAAACTAGAAGATACGGAAACTCGATTACGTAACACAGGCTACTTTAAAAGTGTGAGTGTCTACACGGTACGCTCACAATTAGATCCTTTGGACTCAAATAACCTTTATAGAGACGTTTTCATTGAAGTCAAAGAAACCGAAACAGGTAACCTAGGACTGTTCTTAGGATTCAGTTCTATAGACCATCTGTTCGGAGGAGCAGAAATTTCAGAAAGCAATTTTGATTTATTTGGCGCCCGACACTTATTCAAAAAAGGGTTTAAATCCTTAAGAGGTGGTGGGGAATATCTTTTCTTAAAAGCCAATTTAGGAGACAAAGTTACTGATTATACTGTTAAATGGACAAAACCTCATTTCTTAAACACCCCATGGATCCTAGGAGTAGAATTAGATAAATCTATTAATAAGGCTTTATCAAAAGATTATTCCGTTGATACCTATGGAGGAAACATCAGCACGACATACATTCTTAACGACAAACTGAAATATGGGATGTATTACCGCGGGAGCCAAACGAGCCTAAGTTTAAGAAAAAAAACAGAAAATCCTAACAAACCTGGACCAGATCTAGATAGTAACAAGGGATTTGTTTCCGCGGCAGGGCTTAACGTTCTTTACGATTCTATTGACAATCCTAGAAAACCTACTATGGGTATTCGGAGCTCTTTGAACTTTGAGTTGTCTGGATTAGGAGGAACCTATCAGTTTACAAAATTAACAGCCAGCGGCTCTATCTATCGCCTGCTAACTAAAAAAGGTGTTTTGAAAATTCGTGGAGAAGCTAAGTTTATTAAACCTTTCGGTACAACCACAGCCCAAGGAATTCCTGTTAGTGAGCGCTTCTTCTTAGGAGGAGAATCTACCGTTCGTGGATATAAACCATTTATTATTGGGCCTAAATTTTCTCCAACAGAGCCTCAAGGGGGCTTATCTTCCTTATTGCTAACAGAAGAGTTTCAATATCCTCTAATTTCTCAACCCAGCATCAATGCATTCGTTTTTCTAGATTCGGGCTTTATTGGCACGGAAGAGTACACTATTCGACTCAAAAATCTCTGTAGCAGTGCCGGATTTGGGTTGCGTTTTGATATGATGAATAACGTGCCCATTATGTTAGGTTGGGGTTGGCCTTTCCGCCCAACAGAAATTCTTAATAATGAAAAAATTGATGTATCTCAAAGATTCTTCTTCGCTTTGGGAGGAGTGTTCTAG
- the incB gene encoding inclusion membrane protein IncB: MVHSVCNPATPEGVSQVSIQTNNISTSKKVVVAILTFFALTAIAAIVLSIVTVCGGFPFLLAALNTVTIGASVSLPIFTCIATTLLLLCLRNIELLTRPQSFTISTKLTTQDKLCD; this comes from the coding sequence ATGGTTCATTCGGTATGTAATCCAGCGACACCAGAGGGTGTTAGCCAAGTCTCTATTCAGACCAATAACATTTCAACTAGCAAGAAAGTAGTTGTCGCCATACTAACATTTTTTGCACTTACAGCTATCGCTGCGATAGTTCTTTCTATCGTTACGGTTTGTGGAGGCTTTCCTTTTCTTCTCGCCGCATTGAATACTGTGACTATCGGAGCTAGTGTGTCCTTGCCCATATTTACCTGTATAGCCACGACACTATTACTCCTTTGCCTTCGCAATATTGAACTTCTTACAAGGCCTCAATCATTCACTATTTCTACCAAGCTTACTACTCAAGATAAGCTTTGCGATTAA
- the fabG gene encoding 3-oxoacyl-ACP reductase FabG has product MNSLLVNKAAIVTGGSRGIGFGIAKLFAEHGANVQIWGINEEAGKSAAQDLSDKTGSKVSFALVDVSKNDMVSAQVQKFLAEYGTIDVVVNNAGITRDSLLMRMSEEEWSSVIDTNLGSIYNVCSAVIRPMIKARSGAIVNISSIVGLRGSPGQTNYAAAKAGIIGFSKALSKEVGSKNIRVNCIAPGFIDTDMTKGLSDNLKNEWLKGVPLGRVGTPEEIAMAALFLASNQSSYITGQVLSVDGGMA; this is encoded by the coding sequence ATGAATAGCTTATTGGTAAACAAAGCTGCAATTGTAACTGGCGGTTCTAGGGGAATTGGTTTTGGCATAGCAAAACTATTCGCTGAGCATGGGGCTAATGTTCAAATCTGGGGAATCAATGAGGAGGCTGGGAAATCTGCTGCCCAGGATCTTTCTGATAAAACCGGAAGCAAGGTGTCGTTTGCTCTTGTTGATGTCAGTAAAAACGATATGGTTTCTGCTCAAGTTCAAAAATTTTTAGCAGAATATGGAACTATTGATGTTGTTGTTAATAATGCAGGCATTACTCGCGATTCTCTTTTAATGAGAATGTCTGAAGAAGAGTGGTCGTCTGTAATTGATACGAACTTGGGATCTATATACAACGTTTGTTCTGCAGTTATAAGGCCTATGATTAAGGCTAGGTCCGGGGCGATTGTTAATATTAGTTCTATTGTTGGGTTAAGAGGAAGTCCTGGGCAAACAAATTATGCTGCTGCTAAAGCAGGAATTATTGGATTTAGTAAAGCCTTATCTAAAGAAGTTGGAAGTAAAAATATTCGAGTTAACTGTATAGCTCCAGGATTCATTGATACTGATATGACTAAGGGGTTAAGTGATAATTTAAAAAATGAGTGGCTTAAGGGAGTTCCTTTAGGACGAGTTGGTACTCCGGAAGAAATTGCTATGGCTGCTTTGTTCTTGGCTTCTAATCAATCTTCATACATTACAGGACAGGTTTTGAGTGTTGACGGGGGTATGGCTTAA
- a CDS encoding dicarboxylate/amino acid:cation symporter, with protein MRSPWKFLLSLGKSNFLLSLSILLGLILGWPHLPFISFSAEIVSAAFLKLLKLLSLPLVFFAIGSTITSINDLRSMIAVVRASLYYTLLTTIISAGIALALFILIKPSVNLTGLNLNVGANSTGYLAVLSKTIPGNILEPFLESNVIAAAFLSFLLSFFSLSLPEEERLFIRNAFNTLFSLLLNIAKGILKMLPLATFSFSLLFVREMRTGSLELSSFGGYLFCIVGANCLQGFVILPLLLKIKGISPIRTFRLMSRPLATAFFSKSSAATLPLTMEVAEENLHIQPTISRFVFPLCSVINMNACAAFILITVLFIGVSNGVVFSPLSLISWVFIATLAAVGNAGVPMGCYFLASSLLSSMNIPLGLLGLILPAYALLDMLETLINVWSDCCVVSIINKKFTNTKEFPSCSHSYK; from the coding sequence ATGCGCTCTCCTTGGAAATTTTTATTGTCTCTTGGAAAAAGCAATTTTTTGCTTAGTTTAAGCATATTACTTGGACTTATTCTTGGGTGGCCCCATCTTCCTTTTATATCCTTTAGTGCAGAGATTGTTTCCGCCGCCTTCTTGAAGCTTTTGAAACTTTTGAGCCTACCTCTTGTATTTTTTGCCATTGGCTCCACAATCACCTCAATTAATGACCTGCGGTCCATGATAGCTGTTGTCAGAGCTTCTTTATACTATACCCTGCTAACAACGATTATCTCCGCTGGTATAGCGCTAGCACTGTTCATCCTCATTAAGCCTTCAGTAAACCTTACAGGGCTCAACCTAAATGTAGGAGCCAATTCAACCGGTTATCTGGCCGTTCTATCAAAAACAATACCAGGGAATATTTTAGAACCTTTCTTAGAAAGTAATGTCATAGCCGCCGCGTTTTTGTCCTTCCTACTGTCCTTTTTTTCCCTTTCTCTTCCAGAAGAAGAACGCTTATTTATCCGAAACGCTTTCAATACCCTCTTCTCTCTGCTGCTTAACATAGCTAAAGGCATTCTAAAAATGCTTCCTTTGGCAACTTTCTCCTTCTCACTTCTTTTTGTTAGAGAAATGCGAACAGGAAGCTTAGAACTTTCCTCTTTTGGAGGGTACCTATTTTGCATTGTTGGGGCTAACTGCCTTCAAGGATTTGTCATCCTCCCCCTACTTCTCAAAATAAAGGGGATTTCCCCTATAAGGACATTCAGACTTATGTCTCGTCCCCTAGCTACAGCATTTTTTTCTAAATCTTCTGCAGCAACATTACCCTTGACTATGGAAGTCGCTGAGGAAAACTTGCACATCCAACCGACCATCTCTCGGTTTGTTTTCCCCCTGTGCTCTGTAATTAACATGAATGCTTGCGCTGCATTTATTCTAATAACTGTACTTTTTATTGGAGTCTCTAATGGGGTCGTTTTTTCCCCCTTATCGCTTATTAGCTGGGTTTTTATCGCTACTTTAGCTGCCGTAGGAAATGCTGGGGTTCCTATGGGGTGCTACTTTCTAGCATCATCTTTGTTATCCTCTATGAATATCCCCTTAGGTCTTCTCGGTCTTATTCTTCCAGCATACGCTTTATTAGACATGTTAGAGACTTTGATCAATGTTTGGTCTGATTGCTGCGTCGTCTCCATAATAAATAAAAAATTTACCAACACAAAAGAGTTTCCGTCTTGTTCTCATTCCTACAAATAA
- a CDS encoding sodium-dependent transporter, translating into MNKKNTVFSSRLGFILSMMGVAIGAGNIWRFPRMVAQNGGGSFIILWLLFLLIWSIPLIIVELSLGKLTKKAPVGTLIRTAGPKAAWLGGFVVLVATCILGYYSNIVGWGFSYSFYALSGKISPGNNFPQLWANHCQSWMPLSCHCLALFLSYCVIRKGIVNGIESCNKILIPLFCICSLVLLARAVSLPNAWEGIRLLFVFNKESLSNYKVWIEALTQNAWDTGAGWGLLLVYAGFTSKRTSLVTNGTITAVTNNLISFLMAVIVFSACASLDSTEMLGLKEGVGASNIGMAFIYLPELFTRLPQAHLLSTVFSAIFFLAFSMAALSSMISMLFLLSQTLTEFGIKKHIAESSATIIAFLIGVPSALSLKFFDNQDTVWGIALILNGMIFIYAAISYGIPSLRKEVINSVPGDYKLKAYFDVLVKFLLPLEGALLLAWYFYEGALLPQGCWWNPFASYNILSLLMQWGLGAGALFLLNRRLYTRFYLNN; encoded by the coding sequence ATGAATAAAAAAAATACTGTGTTCTCATCAAGACTTGGATTCATTTTATCTATGATGGGAGTTGCTATTGGAGCCGGAAACATTTGGCGATTCCCAAGAATGGTAGCCCAAAATGGTGGAGGATCTTTCATTATTTTGTGGTTATTATTTCTTTTGATCTGGTCCATTCCTTTAATTATCGTTGAGCTTTCTTTGGGGAAACTTACTAAGAAAGCTCCTGTAGGAACTCTGATTCGGACTGCAGGCCCTAAAGCTGCCTGGCTTGGAGGATTTGTTGTCCTAGTAGCAACATGCATACTTGGTTACTACTCTAATATTGTAGGCTGGGGGTTTAGCTACTCTTTCTATGCTTTATCTGGGAAAATTTCCCCCGGGAATAATTTCCCCCAACTTTGGGCAAATCATTGTCAAAGCTGGATGCCTCTGAGTTGCCACTGCCTAGCTTTATTTCTATCCTATTGCGTAATTCGGAAAGGAATCGTTAATGGAATAGAATCTTGTAACAAAATCCTAATCCCGCTCTTTTGTATTTGTTCTCTTGTTTTATTAGCGAGAGCCGTTTCTCTTCCCAATGCGTGGGAAGGCATTCGCCTACTATTTGTTTTTAACAAAGAGTCCTTATCGAATTACAAAGTATGGATAGAAGCTTTAACTCAAAATGCTTGGGACACTGGAGCTGGATGGGGGCTTCTCCTTGTGTATGCAGGATTTACTTCAAAGCGAACAAGTCTGGTCACGAATGGAACGATTACCGCTGTCACCAATAACCTTATTTCCTTTCTTATGGCTGTGATTGTTTTTTCTGCTTGCGCATCTTTGGATTCCACAGAAATGTTAGGATTAAAAGAAGGCGTTGGTGCATCTAACATAGGCATGGCCTTTATTTATCTTCCCGAACTATTTACTCGATTACCTCAAGCTCATCTCCTTTCGACTGTTTTTAGTGCAATCTTCTTCCTAGCCTTTTCTATGGCTGCACTATCTTCTATGATCTCAATGCTATTTCTGTTATCCCAAACATTAACAGAATTTGGAATCAAAAAACATATTGCAGAGTCTTCAGCAACGATTATTGCTTTCCTAATCGGGGTTCCCTCTGCACTGAGTCTGAAATTCTTTGATAACCAAGATACTGTATGGGGAATTGCTCTTATTCTCAATGGTATGATTTTCATTTATGCCGCAATTAGTTATGGGATCCCTTCGTTGAGAAAAGAGGTTATCAACTCAGTGCCTGGCGATTACAAATTAAAGGCTTATTTTGATGTTTTAGTAAAATTTTTACTGCCTTTAGAAGGAGCATTGCTACTCGCTTGGTATTTTTATGAAGGAGCTCTACTTCCTCAAGGATGCTGGTGGAATCCATTTGCTTCTTATAATATTTTGAGTTTACTCATGCAGTGGGGACTAGGAGCAGGAGCATTATTTCTTCTTAATCGCCGATTATATACAAGATTTTATTTGAACAACTAA
- a CDS encoding cyclic nucleotide-binding domain-containing protein yields the protein MNLIDKAFLLKKTILFASLDMDVLLSIADKSEVMLFKASSEIFSEGQPSFSLYVIAEGCVRIFAKEPTINVRLKPLDCFGEESFFSSRVREYSAEAITLVKTLVLNKGQFLSIIEECPSVALALLELYSKQIVFRNQ from the coding sequence TTGAACCTTATAGACAAAGCCTTTCTCCTGAAAAAAACTATCTTATTCGCTTCTTTGGACATGGATGTACTGCTTTCGATAGCAGATAAGTCTGAGGTCATGCTCTTTAAGGCAAGCTCTGAAATTTTTTCAGAAGGGCAACCGAGCTTCAGCTTATATGTAATAGCTGAAGGCTGCGTCAGGATTTTTGCCAAAGAACCTACCATCAATGTACGTCTCAAACCTCTTGATTGCTTTGGAGAAGAAAGTTTTTTTAGTAGCAGAGTTCGAGAATATTCAGCAGAGGCTATTACTTTAGTAAAAACGCTGGTATTAAATAAAGGACAGTTTTTAAGCATTATCGAAGAATGTCCTTCTGTTGCTTTGGCTCTCTTAGAACTATATTCGAAACAAATAGTCTTCCGAAACCAATAA